In one window of Catalinimonas alkaloidigena DNA:
- a CDS encoding histone deacetylase has protein sequence MAKYELIPEQLLYEGTIQRDQLFTPTLLPEEDILRVHDATYWYRLKNLELTRTEIRRTGFPLSAALVERERIIAQGTITAAYVALHYGIGMNVAGGTHHAFTDRGEGFCLLNDQAIAAAHLLAHGLVSKVLIVDLDVHQGNGTAQIFSDDARVFTFSMHGAANYPLRKERSDLDVPLADATDDATYLGLLREVLPHLLEQEQPDFVFYQSGVDILASDKLGRLGVSPQGCRDRDRVVLQACKTRQIPVQVSMGGGYTPQLATVVEAHAHTFRIAEELYF, from the coding sequence ATGGCGAAGTACGAACTGATTCCGGAACAGCTTCTCTACGAAGGTACCATACAGCGCGATCAGCTGTTCACGCCGACGTTACTGCCGGAAGAAGACATCTTGCGAGTGCACGACGCCACCTACTGGTACCGGCTGAAAAACCTGGAACTGACCCGCACAGAAATCAGGCGGACGGGGTTCCCGCTGTCCGCAGCGCTGGTTGAACGCGAACGCATCATTGCACAGGGGACCATTACGGCGGCGTATGTTGCTTTGCACTATGGCATCGGCATGAACGTGGCCGGGGGCACGCACCACGCCTTTACCGACCGCGGCGAAGGATTTTGCTTACTGAACGATCAGGCCATTGCGGCAGCTCACCTGCTTGCGCACGGGCTGGTATCAAAAGTTTTGATCGTGGACCTGGACGTTCATCAGGGCAACGGTACGGCACAAATTTTTAGCGACGACGCACGGGTGTTTACGTTCAGCATGCATGGGGCAGCTAACTACCCACTGCGCAAGGAACGGTCGGATCTGGACGTGCCGTTGGCCGATGCCACGGACGATGCCACGTATCTGGGACTTCTGCGCGAAGTGCTGCCTCACTTGCTGGAGCAGGAGCAACCCGACTTTGTTTTCTATCAATCAGGGGTGGACATTCTGGCGTCTGACAAGCTCGGCCGACTCGGAGTTTCGCCGCAGGGCTGTCGGGACCGCGATCGCGTGGTATTGCAGGCGTGTAAAACGCGCCAAATTCCGGTACAGGTAAGTATGGGAGGGGGGTACACCCCGCAACTAGCCACGGTGGTGGAAGCGCACGCGCATACCTTTCGCATCGCGGAAGAACTCTACTTCTGA
- a CDS encoding cytochrome c3 family protein: MTRLGRWVAPSLIAFFFLSTIPAWAQNEAAADTAQAAAGDASADAGSGGGDAALVAQGESLFKANCTQCHALDEQVVGPALRGAVDRWPSEAEMISFIRYPQRTIESGQPHAVELYQKYKQYMPNHDFLTEAQVGSIVAYIKNPPASAAPAAGTAGVDGDGAVAAASDSGVGGPIVTILLGGLIFVLVLVLIVLALMLSLLTKFLRKQEGLTEEDREFLEEKTDWGAIVRSTPFKAGVAFVALILLTKVAFDAVYSIGIQQHYAPTQPIAFSHKLHVGMYEINCAYCHTGVYKAKSANIPSPNICMNCHNQIKTESPEIKKIWNAVNTGTPIEWVRVHNLPDLAYFNHSQHTTVGGIECQTCHGQIQEMEVVEQHSSLTMGWCINCHRETVVKAEGNAYYDKLLQVHNAETGNAPMHVVDIGGLECSKCHY, translated from the coding sequence ATGACGCGTTTAGGACGGTGGGTAGCCCCCTCTCTAATCGCGTTTTTCTTTCTGAGTACGATTCCCGCCTGGGCTCAGAACGAAGCGGCAGCCGATACGGCGCAAGCGGCGGCTGGTGATGCTTCGGCCGATGCAGGCAGTGGAGGCGGCGACGCGGCGTTAGTAGCGCAAGGCGAATCGTTGTTCAAAGCGAACTGTACGCAGTGCCATGCCCTGGACGAACAGGTGGTAGGTCCGGCCCTGCGCGGTGCCGTAGACCGGTGGCCGTCCGAAGCGGAGATGATCAGCTTCATTCGCTATCCGCAGCGTACCATCGAAAGCGGCCAGCCTCACGCCGTCGAACTGTACCAGAAATACAAGCAGTACATGCCGAACCACGACTTCCTGACGGAAGCACAAGTAGGTTCGATTGTCGCTTACATCAAAAATCCTCCTGCTTCTGCTGCCCCTGCGGCAGGCACGGCAGGTGTTGATGGTGATGGAGCCGTGGCAGCTGCGAGCGATTCAGGGGTCGGTGGTCCAATTGTAACCATCCTGTTGGGTGGCCTGATCTTCGTGCTGGTGTTGGTGCTGATCGTACTGGCGCTGATGCTTTCGCTGCTGACCAAATTCCTGCGCAAACAGGAGGGGTTGACGGAAGAAGACCGGGAGTTTCTGGAAGAGAAAACGGACTGGGGAGCCATTGTGCGCTCGACGCCCTTCAAAGCGGGGGTGGCCTTTGTCGCGCTGATTCTCCTGACCAAAGTGGCTTTTGATGCGGTGTATTCAATTGGCATCCAGCAGCATTATGCGCCTACGCAGCCGATTGCCTTCTCGCACAAGCTGCACGTGGGCATGTACGAGATCAACTGCGCGTACTGCCACACCGGAGTGTACAAAGCCAAATCGGCCAACATTCCTTCTCCGAACATTTGTATGAACTGCCATAACCAGATCAAGACGGAATCGCCCGAAATCAAAAAGATCTGGAACGCCGTCAATACCGGCACGCCCATCGAATGGGTGCGTGTTCATAACCTGCCTGATCTGGCCTACTTCAACCACTCGCAGCACACTACGGTGGGGGGTATCGAATGTCAGACCTGTCACGGACAGATTCAGGAAATGGAAGTAGTCGAGCAGCACTCTAGCCTGACCATGGGCTGGTGTATCAACTGTCACCGCGAAACGGTGGTGAAAGCCGAAGGCAATGCTTACTACGATAAGCTTCTCCAAGTGCACAACGCCGAAACAGGCAATGCTCCCATGCATGTCGTTGACATCGGCGGACTCGAATGTTCCAAGTGCCACTATTAA
- a CDS encoding TAT-variant-translocated molybdopterin oxidoreductase, with protein sequence MSDHGKRYWKGVEELRNDVEFVKNAEQEFPALQHTDSVDGLMSHRRDFLKMMGFGMAAVSLAACETPVKKAIPWLVKPMDVDPSIANYYASSYVDGGEYCSIVVKTREGRPIKVEGNTLSGVTRGGTSVRTQASVLNLYDTERYQGPMADGKAAEWMAVDGQISSALGQARNIRLVSQTVMSPSTLAVIEEFKQRYPSTQHVMYDPVSAHGMLEANLADFGQRALPSYDFAKAKTIVSFGADFLGNWISPIEYARQFGANRKLGQERKDMSRLYAFESTLSLTGSNADHRQSIRPSEEGLYVAALYKALGGSTNAPAPKEASLIQQAAKDLKASGANALVVSGSNDPNVQRMVNAINQQLGAYGTTIDWSTPSYQRKGNDATMMQFINEVKAGGRVDAVIFYNCNPVYDHPMGSVLAEGLKSVKTSISLAIRPDETSTLCKYICPSHHYLESWGDVEPKQGYLSLIQPSITPIFKTRAAEESLLDWAGKAQDYYTYVKNRWQNLYFGRQNKYSSFREFWNYSLHDGIFEPSNPNPLNSRAIQPENTTGYGDMQATLGSTAERPQAKPDSVMGGLPMQVPSADTTSNLFATSGGSRGQYRGLTDMSTVSTSIAQTYKPTSEGIELVIYEKVGLGSGAHASNPWLQEFPDPISKACWDNYVALPQSLATQLDVEQGDMLRVEANGKTIELPALIQPGQARNTIAIALGYGRRVAGKAGLNIGKDVYPLVTVGRQGVQYWAPATVSVGEGERVIAQTQTHSTMMARPIVQESILSEYQKNPAAGRHLVTIETSEGPVDPTDISLWDGHHYANHFWGLSIDLNSCIGCGACTIACQVENNVPVVGREEVINRREMHWIRIDRYYSSDADPDDLKALENASENPEVVFQPVMCQHCNNAPCETVCPVAATTHSTEGLNQMTYNRCIGTRYCANNCPYKVRRFNWFSYPDNPKFEGINTPAQTDLGRMVLNPDVTVRARGVMEKCSLCVQRIQEGKLNAKKEKRRPMDGEINTACAQACPTEAILFGDMNDSKSRISQRIAEERDKRAYHLLGEINVRPSVSYLTKIRNKA encoded by the coding sequence ATGAGCGATCACGGTAAGCGATACTGGAAAGGCGTGGAAGAACTCCGTAACGATGTGGAGTTCGTGAAAAATGCCGAACAGGAATTTCCCGCCCTGCAGCATACCGATTCTGTCGACGGTTTGATGTCTCACCGTCGCGACTTCTTGAAGATGATGGGTTTCGGGATGGCAGCCGTATCTCTGGCAGCCTGCGAAACCCCGGTAAAAAAGGCCATTCCATGGCTGGTGAAGCCGATGGATGTGGACCCGAGCATCGCCAACTACTACGCTTCCAGCTATGTGGACGGTGGTGAATACTGCTCGATCGTGGTGAAAACCCGTGAAGGGCGTCCCATCAAAGTGGAGGGGAATACTCTGTCGGGCGTGACGCGCGGCGGGACTTCGGTACGCACGCAGGCGTCGGTATTGAACCTGTACGACACAGAGCGTTACCAAGGCCCAATGGCCGACGGCAAAGCCGCCGAGTGGATGGCCGTCGACGGTCAGATCTCCAGTGCGCTGGGACAGGCGCGTAACATTCGCCTCGTGTCGCAGACGGTCATGAGCCCGTCGACCTTGGCCGTTATCGAAGAATTTAAGCAGCGCTATCCGTCTACCCAACACGTGATGTACGATCCGGTATCGGCACACGGGATGTTGGAAGCCAACTTGGCAGACTTCGGACAGCGGGCTCTTCCGTCATACGACTTCGCAAAGGCAAAAACGATTGTTTCGTTCGGAGCCGATTTTCTGGGCAACTGGATTTCGCCGATTGAATACGCACGTCAGTTTGGGGCAAACCGCAAGCTGGGGCAGGAGCGCAAGGACATGTCGCGCCTGTATGCATTTGAATCCACGCTTTCGCTGACAGGTTCCAACGCCGATCATCGTCAATCGATTCGTCCTTCGGAAGAAGGGTTGTACGTCGCAGCGCTTTACAAAGCCCTGGGCGGATCGACCAACGCACCGGCACCGAAAGAAGCGTCCCTGATTCAACAGGCCGCCAAAGACCTGAAGGCTAGCGGCGCCAATGCACTGGTGGTAAGTGGCTCGAACGATCCGAACGTGCAGCGCATGGTGAATGCCATCAACCAACAGTTGGGCGCTTACGGAACCACAATCGACTGGTCGACGCCTTCGTACCAGCGTAAGGGTAACGACGCCACCATGATGCAGTTCATCAACGAGGTGAAAGCCGGTGGACGTGTGGATGCCGTTATTTTCTACAACTGCAATCCTGTCTACGACCATCCGATGGGCAGCGTACTGGCCGAAGGTCTGAAAAGCGTGAAAACGTCAATCAGCCTGGCGATTCGCCCGGACGAGACTTCGACACTTTGCAAATACATCTGCCCGAGCCACCATTACCTGGAGTCGTGGGGCGATGTAGAGCCGAAGCAAGGGTACCTGAGCCTGATTCAGCCGTCGATCACGCCGATTTTCAAAACGCGTGCGGCAGAAGAGTCGCTGCTCGACTGGGCGGGCAAAGCGCAGGATTACTACACCTACGTGAAAAACCGGTGGCAGAACCTCTACTTCGGCCGCCAGAACAAATACAGCAGCTTCCGCGAATTCTGGAATTACAGCTTGCACGACGGGATTTTCGAACCCTCCAATCCGAACCCGCTGAACTCACGTGCCATACAGCCGGAGAATACCACGGGCTACGGCGACATGCAGGCTACGCTTGGCTCTACAGCGGAACGTCCGCAGGCAAAGCCTGATTCTGTAATGGGTGGTTTGCCCATGCAAGTCCCTTCTGCTGACACCACCTCCAATCTGTTTGCGACCAGTGGCGGAAGCCGTGGGCAATACCGTGGTTTGACGGATATGAGCACCGTCTCTACTTCCATTGCCCAAACCTATAAGCCTACTTCGGAAGGCATTGAGCTGGTTATTTACGAAAAGGTAGGACTGGGCAGTGGCGCACACGCCAGCAACCCGTGGTTGCAAGAGTTTCCCGATCCTATTTCAAAAGCGTGCTGGGATAACTACGTAGCACTGCCCCAAAGCCTGGCGACGCAGCTCGACGTGGAGCAGGGGGATATGCTGCGTGTAGAAGCCAATGGCAAGACGATAGAGCTTCCCGCTTTGATTCAACCGGGGCAGGCGCGTAATACCATCGCCATCGCCCTTGGGTACGGACGTCGGGTGGCTGGAAAGGCCGGTCTCAACATCGGGAAAGACGTTTATCCGCTCGTGACCGTAGGACGCCAGGGTGTTCAATATTGGGCTCCTGCCACGGTGAGTGTAGGGGAGGGTGAGCGTGTGATTGCGCAGACCCAGACCCACAGCACCATGATGGCACGTCCGATTGTGCAGGAGTCGATTTTGTCAGAATACCAGAAAAATCCGGCTGCCGGCCGTCACCTGGTGACGATCGAAACTTCGGAAGGACCGGTAGATCCGACGGACATCTCGTTGTGGGACGGGCACCATTATGCCAACCACTTCTGGGGGTTGTCGATTGACCTGAACTCTTGCATTGGTTGCGGGGCGTGTACAATCGCCTGTCAGGTCGAAAACAACGTGCCTGTTGTAGGGCGTGAGGAAGTGATCAACCGGCGCGAAATGCACTGGATTCGGATCGACCGTTACTACAGCAGCGATGCCGATCCTGACGATCTGAAGGCACTAGAAAACGCTTCTGAAAATCCTGAAGTGGTCTTCCAGCCCGTGATGTGCCAGCATTGTAACAATGCGCCTTGCGAAACGGTATGTCCGGTAGCGGCCACGACACATAGCACCGAGGGGCTCAACCAGATGACGTACAACCGTTGTATCGGTACGCGTTACTGCGCCAACAACTGTCCTTATAAAGTACGTCGCTTCAACTGGTTCAGCTATCCTGACAATCCGAAATTCGAAGGCATCAATACCCCCGCACAAACGGATCTGGGTCGCATGGTACTGAACCCTGACGTGACGGTTCGGGCACGGGGTGTCATGGAAAAATGCTCGTTGTGTGTGCAGCGCATTCAAGAAGGTAAACTGAACGCTAAGAAAGAGAAGCGTCGTCCGATGGACGGAGAGATCAATACCGCTTGCGCGCAGGCCTGCCCGACGGAAGCCATCTTGTTCGGTGACATGAACGATTCGAAATCGCGCATTTCGCAACGCATCGCCGAAGAACGCGACAAGCGTGCCTACCACTTACTGGGCGAAATCAACGTTCGTCCGTCGGTAAGTTACCTGACCAAAATCCGAAACAAAGCTTAG
- the nrfD gene encoding NrfD/PsrC family molybdoenzyme membrane anchor subunit encodes MQVVSEVREPLITGGKTVGDVTNDICRPVEAAPNKTWLIALVVSAIALGIGFISVYMLLFKGIGMWGLNKTVGWAWDITNFVWWVGIGHAGTLISAILLLFRQKWRMSINRAAEAMTIFAVMCAGQFPILHMGRPWVGYWTLPFGNTYGSLWPNFNSPLLWDVFAISTYFTVSLVFWYIGLIPDLATIRDRAKGLSKTIYGLLSFGWNGGAKDWSRYESVALILAGLSTPLVLSVHTIVSFDFATSVIPGWHTTIFPPYFVAGAIFSGFAMVLTLMLVARYMYRLEDYITMNHIESMNIIILVTGSIVGIAYITELFMAWYSRVPYEQYAFLNRATGPMSWSYWMMMTCNVISPQLFWFKKIRTSIAVTFILSIVVNIGMWFERFVIIVTSLHRDYLPSSWSDFIPTIHDMGVYFYTIGFFFVMFLLFSKFLPVINMAEVKSIVKSSSERPEATVTGTTYKSSGAATGSPAYTNRNLDPGKGN; translated from the coding sequence ATGCAAGTAGTATCGGAAGTACGCGAACCCCTAATTACCGGCGGAAAGACGGTTGGGGACGTCACGAACGACATCTGTCGCCCTGTGGAGGCGGCACCTAACAAGACGTGGTTGATTGCCTTGGTGGTTTCAGCCATTGCGCTGGGTATCGGATTTATCTCGGTGTACATGCTGCTGTTCAAAGGGATCGGCATGTGGGGGCTGAACAAAACGGTCGGTTGGGCCTGGGACATCACCAACTTTGTATGGTGGGTTGGTATCGGTCACGCCGGTACGCTAATCTCCGCCATTCTGTTGCTGTTCCGCCAAAAATGGCGGATGTCCATCAACCGTGCCGCAGAAGCCATGACCATCTTCGCGGTGATGTGCGCCGGTCAGTTTCCTATTCTTCACATGGGCCGTCCTTGGGTTGGGTATTGGACGCTCCCCTTTGGAAACACGTACGGTTCGTTGTGGCCTAACTTCAACTCACCGCTGTTGTGGGATGTATTTGCCATTTCGACTTATTTCACGGTATCGTTGGTGTTCTGGTACATCGGCCTCATTCCTGATCTGGCTACCATCCGCGACCGTGCCAAAGGACTTTCCAAAACCATCTACGGTTTATTGAGCTTCGGTTGGAACGGCGGTGCCAAAGACTGGTCGCGTTACGAATCCGTAGCGCTGATCCTGGCGGGTCTGTCCACTCCCCTGGTACTTTCTGTACACACCATCGTGAGCTTCGACTTTGCCACGTCGGTAATTCCGGGATGGCACACCACCATTTTCCCACCTTACTTTGTGGCAGGGGCCATTTTCTCCGGCTTCGCGATGGTGTTGACGCTGATGCTGGTTGCACGCTACATGTACCGGTTGGAGGATTACATTACCATGAACCACATCGAGTCGATGAACATCATCATCTTGGTAACCGGTTCTATTGTGGGGATCGCCTACATCACCGAGTTGTTCATGGCGTGGTACTCGCGTGTGCCTTACGAACAGTACGCGTTTTTAAACCGGGCGACGGGGCCGATGTCCTGGTCGTACTGGATGATGATGACGTGTAACGTAATCTCGCCGCAGCTCTTCTGGTTTAAGAAGATTCGTACCAGCATTGCCGTGACCTTCATCCTGTCGATTGTGGTAAACATCGGGATGTGGTTCGAACGCTTCGTGATCATCGTGACTTCGCTGCACCGCGACTACCTGCCGTCAAGCTGGTCTGACTTTATCCCGACCATTCACGACATGGGGGTGTATTTCTACACCATCGGGTTCTTCTTTGTGATGTTCCTGTTGTTCTCGAAATTCCTGCCGGTGATCAACATGGCCGAAGTCAAATCGATTGTGAAATCCTCTTCTGAACGTCCTGAAGCTACCGTAACGGGTACGACTTACAAAAGTAGCGGTGCCGCCACCGGCTCGCCTGCGTATACGAACCGAAATCTTGATCCTGGTAAGGGCAACTAA
- a CDS encoding DUF3341 domain-containing protein → MAEKATKRFMLGIFDDEDVTVHAVQAVRADGVKIHEVYSPFPIHGIDDALGYRRSRLPRAAFMFGFLGTSLALTMQIGMMFFDWPMIIGGKDYLPLPTFIPVTFELTVLLSALGMVSTFFIASNLYPGSKKLILDPRCTDNKFVVAVDLDKNSGFTEDTLNQLFRDQGASEVSQRKVEI, encoded by the coding sequence ATGGCAGAGAAAGCAACCAAGCGTTTTATGCTGGGCATCTTCGACGACGAGGATGTAACTGTACACGCTGTGCAGGCCGTACGGGCCGACGGTGTTAAAATTCACGAAGTATATTCACCATTTCCCATTCACGGCATCGACGATGCGTTAGGATATCGTCGCTCACGTCTGCCGCGGGCCGCTTTCATGTTCGGTTTTCTGGGAACCTCGCTGGCCCTGACGATGCAAATCGGCATGATGTTTTTCGACTGGCCGATGATCATCGGGGGAAAAGACTACCTGCCGTTGCCTACCTTCATTCCGGTAACGTTCGAGCTGACTGTACTTCTGTCAGCACTGGGAATGGTCAGTACCTTTTTCATTGCGAGCAACCTGTATCCGGGTAGTAAGAAGTTGATCCTGGACCCCCGTTGCACGGACAATAAGTTCGTTGTCGCGGTAGATCTGGATAAGAACAGTGGATTTACAGAAGATACGCTGAATCAACTGTTTCGGGACCAGGGGGCTTCTGAAGTCAGCCAACGTAAAGTGGAAATTTAA
- a CDS encoding c-type cytochrome produces the protein MSFLTKYIAPAAALAVLAACGEGDRTTQRVEYAPQMYVSIPYEPVSQVEPNKYNPNGTNERTPPQGTVPRRSWAGQSRTELASNIMVYNLGPDDIDAAETLKNPVPLNDQTLAEGKALYQRYCSACHGEQGDGQGKVAAQYKGVPAYNAGAVKGLSEGHVFHVITWGIRRMWPHGTQIDPQERWKIVHYVQTLQNK, from the coding sequence ATGTCCTTTCTTACAAAATACATTGCCCCCGCCGCGGCACTGGCCGTACTGGCGGCCTGTGGAGAAGGTGATCGTACAACACAGCGGGTCGAATACGCACCGCAGATGTATGTATCCATTCCTTACGAGCCGGTCTCGCAAGTGGAGCCGAACAAATACAATCCGAATGGCACCAACGAACGGACGCCTCCTCAGGGAACCGTTCCGCGTCGGAGCTGGGCGGGCCAGTCGCGTACGGAGCTGGCTTCAAACATTATGGTCTACAACTTGGGACCCGACGACATCGATGCCGCCGAAACGCTGAAAAATCCCGTGCCGCTAAACGACCAAACGTTGGCCGAAGGCAAAGCACTGTACCAGCGTTATTGTTCGGCGTGTCATGGTGAGCAAGGTGACGGCCAGGGAAAAGTCGCCGCTCAGTACAAAGGCGTGCCTGCTTACAACGCTGGCGCTGTCAAAGGCCTTTCAGAGGGACACGTTTTCCACGTCATCACCTGGGGCATTCGGCGTATGTGGCCACATGGCACGCAGATCGACCCGCAGGAGCGCTGGAAGATTGTTCATTACGTACAAACGCTGCAAAACAAATAG
- a CDS encoding quinol:cytochrome C oxidoreductase produces MATHHHEPVVVDEKYTLTSGTRRTLFLTIAIGLVAVVLGFVLMSLSGGHDEHGTAAHGTESATEAVTGGDVPPNLGETAIDPSAEAAPAEHGAHEAAAAHEGGAHHEFHWYDRLWANVWLNNVYFAGLAIIGVFFLTIQYVALAGWSIVLQRIMSAMSAWVPIAGVIMLLAFVFGHHSIFEWTHEDVVAHDEILQGKSGYLNIPFFLIRLVVFFGVWTFMYLRLRKASSEEDLHGTTQYYKRSLRLSAIFLVFFAVSESMAAWDWTMSVQPHWYSTLWGWYNFASWFVAGLSTITLAAILLKEQGYLKAITANHLHDMGKFIFGFSIFWTYLWFAQFLLIYYANIPEETIFFVERMQGFDGQFRGLFFLNLIVNFFFPFLVLMTRDSKRQMIILKVVTCVLIVGHWLDFYLMMMPAVLRQNASFGLVEFGMVAVFAGAFILVFATSLSKLNLLPKHHPMLEESLHHEV; encoded by the coding sequence ATGGCTACTCATCATCACGAACCTGTTGTCGTTGACGAAAAATATACGCTGACTTCCGGTACTCGTCGCACTCTTTTTCTGACCATTGCCATTGGTCTGGTGGCGGTGGTACTCGGCTTCGTTCTGATGTCTCTCTCCGGGGGGCACGACGAACACGGCACCGCTGCACACGGAACCGAAAGCGCTACTGAAGCAGTAACCGGCGGTGACGTACCGCCTAATCTTGGCGAAACCGCCATCGATCCGTCGGCTGAAGCGGCCCCGGCCGAGCATGGCGCACACGAAGCCGCAGCTGCACACGAAGGTGGCGCGCACCACGAATTTCACTGGTACGATCGTTTGTGGGCGAACGTGTGGCTTAACAACGTCTACTTCGCCGGCCTGGCCATCATCGGGGTTTTCTTCCTGACGATCCAGTACGTAGCCTTGGCCGGATGGTCAATCGTGCTACAGCGCATCATGAGTGCCATGAGCGCTTGGGTGCCGATCGCGGGTGTCATTATGCTGCTGGCGTTTGTGTTCGGGCACCACAGCATTTTCGAATGGACACACGAAGATGTTGTGGCACATGATGAAATCTTGCAGGGCAAAAGCGGGTATCTGAACATTCCGTTTTTCCTGATTCGTCTGGTCGTTTTCTTTGGCGTGTGGACCTTCATGTACTTGCGGCTTCGTAAAGCTTCTTCCGAAGAAGATCTGCACGGCACCACGCAGTACTACAAGCGCAGCCTCCGGTTGTCGGCCATCTTCCTGGTATTCTTCGCTGTATCGGAGTCCATGGCCGCGTGGGACTGGACAATGTCGGTGCAACCTCACTGGTACAGCACGCTGTGGGGATGGTACAACTTTGCCAGCTGGTTTGTGGCTGGGCTTTCTACCATCACGCTGGCCGCCATCCTGTTGAAGGAGCAAGGCTACCTGAAAGCCATTACGGCGAACCACCTGCACGACATGGGGAAATTCATCTTCGGATTCAGCATCTTCTGGACTTACCTGTGGTTTGCTCAGTTCCTGTTGATCTATTACGCCAACATTCCCGAAGAAACCATTTTCTTCGTGGAGCGCATGCAAGGCTTTGACGGTCAGTTCCGTGGGCTGTTTTTCCTGAACCTGATCGTAAACTTTTTCTTCCCTTTCCTAGTTTTGATGACACGGGATTCGAAACGGCAAATGATCATTCTGAAGGTAGTTACGTGCGTGCTGATTGTAGGGCACTGGCTTGACTTTTACCTGATGATGATGCCAGCCGTCTTGCGTCAGAATGCCTCCTTTGGACTAGTAGAATTTGGTATGGTAGCCGTGTTTGCAGGAGCTTTCATTCTGGTATTCGCTACTAGCCTTTCAAAATTGAATTTGCTGCCCAAGCACCATCCGATGCTAGAAGAGAGCTTGCATCACGAAGTGTAG
- a CDS encoding cytochrome c oxidase subunit II, which produces MIQAFLVIGAILVVAILILIFRVQTMVDVMRGSTTKRVGTSNRINAILFPITLILGLGLFVWYSFESADQFLPEASSIHGKKIDQMFWLTMGILIFVFVLTHLLLFYFPYRYQFKENRTALFYPDNNKLEIIWTTIPAIVLALLVFTGWKVWTEVTDEAPEDRVELEIVGKQFNWIVRYPGKDGKLGAHNYKAIDATNELGLDMTDKANFDDFKPREIHLPVGKPVLFKIRARDVLHSVFAPYFRMKMDAVPGMPTRFWFTPTKTTAQMREELGDQSFEYEIACTEVCGRNHFAMRMLVVVEEEEEYEKWYAEQPSMLASAPEYYLEKVPANLRPIAELEVPIEKLEELKKAAADSSTAGVTPDVPAEGQEETPVRAQAAM; this is translated from the coding sequence ATGATTCAGGCGTTTCTCGTGATTGGGGCCATCTTGGTAGTGGCCATTTTGATACTGATCTTCCGCGTTCAGACCATGGTAGACGTGATGCGGGGATCGACCACCAAGCGGGTGGGGACCAGTAACCGCATCAATGCCATTCTTTTTCCGATTACCTTGATACTGGGCTTGGGCCTGTTCGTATGGTATTCGTTTGAGTCAGCCGACCAATTTTTGCCCGAAGCCTCTTCGATTCACGGCAAAAAAATTGACCAGATGTTCTGGCTGACGATGGGCATTCTGATTTTTGTGTTCGTACTGACCCATCTGTTGCTGTTCTACTTCCCGTACCGCTATCAGTTCAAAGAAAATCGGACCGCCCTTTTCTATCCTGATAACAACAAACTGGAGATCATCTGGACTACCATTCCGGCCATTGTGTTGGCGTTGCTGGTCTTCACCGGTTGGAAAGTATGGACGGAAGTAACCGACGAGGCTCCGGAAGATCGGGTAGAATTGGAAATTGTGGGCAAGCAGTTCAACTGGATCGTACGTTACCCCGGTAAAGACGGCAAGTTGGGAGCGCACAACTACAAAGCGATCGACGCCACGAACGAGCTCGGGCTGGACATGACCGACAAAGCGAACTTCGATGATTTCAAACCACGCGAAATTCACTTGCCCGTAGGCAAGCCCGTCTTGTTCAAGATTCGTGCGCGTGACGTGTTGCACAGTGTCTTTGCTCCGTACTTCCGTATGAAAATGGACGCCGTACCGGGAATGCCGACACGCTTCTGGTTTACGCCTACCAAAACTACGGCGCAAATGCGTGAGGAGTTGGGCGACCAGAGTTTTGAATACGAAATTGCCTGTACGGAAGTGTGTGGCCGTAACCACTTCGCCATGCGGATGTTGGTAGTAGTAGAGGAAGAGGAGGAGTATGAAAAGTGGTATGCGGAGCAGCCTTCGATGCTGGCTTCGGCTCCGGAATACTACCTGGAAAAGGTCCCCGCTAACCTCCGTCCCATTGCCGAGCTGGAAGTGCCGATCGAAAAGTTGGAAGAGCTGAAGAAAGCTGCTGCCGATAGCTCTACGGCAGGAGTAACCCCTGACGTGCCTGCGGAGGGACAAGAAGAAACTCCGGTGCGGGCGCAGGCCGCGATGTAA